A region from the Algoriphagus machipongonensis genome encodes:
- a CDS encoding TonB-dependent receptor — protein sequence MLFLLVSLSSTKVLAQTTITGVITDADTEETLVGVNILVKGKVVGTISDLAGKYTLEVHQEPPLTLVFSMVGYDSQEVEITGTQSTVNIQLQETTILGQEVVVSASRMEESVLQSPVSVEKMDIIAIRDAPQASFYDALNNMKGVEMSTQSLTFKSFNTRGFNANGNVRTVQLIDGMDNQAPGLNFSVGNIVGISELDLESVELLPGASSALYGPNAINGILLMNSKSPFLYQGLSANVKTGIMAEDERSKAATGFYSFSARYAKAISDKFAFKVNFEYLTADDWQANDFRDQSLLNGSTIESGTPLNNPAYNGVNIYGDETNVNMQSVAQSMVDAGFLPSAALQLIPNTAVSRTGYMERDLADYGTKSIKMNAALHYRINDRVEAVLQGNLGFGTSVYTGADRYSLKNFNIGQYKAELRGSNWYLRAYTTQERSGDAYAVGTAAQGINEAWKASTQWFPEYVGAYAQAIQGGLPADQAHLAARAFADQGRYMPGTSEFNNALADVTSRPIPGDQNGVGAQFVDSSNLYHFEGSYNFSEQIEFAEFVVGANYRIYDLNSNGTIFALDENGDEFKINEYGGYIQGSKKLFNDHFKLTASARYDKNENFAGQWSPRVSGVYTIGNHNFRASYQTGFRIPTNQDQYIDLNTPQARLIGGLPLFADRYNLNANPGYTLANVTNYGGAVQQSAQDPAIQSQAQQIVADGISQGLIDPANAQAAVIQIIGLLAAEANVGLLQPYDIKEFKPERVKSFEVGYKGIWGNKLLVDAYAYFNRFENFNGNQVLVQDATDAGLAGPNAMTGLNLIGAIAGARNIYSTPVNRTETIKSWGWAASLDYKLPKGYTIGGNVSYNTLSNLDELVETGFQPSFNTPDYRYVINFANREVVENLGFALAYRWQGEFAWQSSFVSPAVSTQQLSVMPAFGTFDAQASYKLKSIKSILKVGASNLFSKGYRQAWGNPTVGTMYFVSLTFDEFLN from the coding sequence ATGCTATTCCTTCTGGTTTCCCTAAGTTCCACCAAAGTATTGGCCCAAACCACCATCACTGGAGTTATCACAGATGCTGATACAGAAGAGACTTTGGTCGGTGTAAACATCTTAGTAAAAGGAAAAGTAGTCGGAACAATTTCCGACTTGGCAGGGAAGTACACCTTAGAAGTACACCAGGAACCACCATTGACATTAGTCTTTTCAATGGTAGGTTATGATTCTCAGGAAGTTGAAATAACTGGGACTCAAAGCACCGTTAATATCCAATTACAAGAAACCACAATATTGGGTCAGGAAGTAGTCGTTTCAGCCTCTCGTATGGAGGAAAGTGTATTGCAGTCCCCTGTTTCAGTGGAGAAAATGGATATTATCGCAATTAGAGATGCGCCTCAAGCAAGTTTCTATGATGCTTTGAACAATATGAAAGGCGTGGAAATGAGCACGCAGTCTTTGACATTTAAGTCTTTCAACACAAGAGGATTTAATGCCAATGGTAACGTAAGAACCGTACAGCTTATTGACGGAATGGATAACCAGGCTCCTGGTTTGAATTTCTCAGTAGGTAACATCGTCGGTATCTCTGAACTAGACCTTGAGAGTGTAGAATTACTCCCTGGAGCTTCATCAGCGCTTTATGGTCCAAATGCGATCAATGGAATTTTATTAATGAATTCTAAAAGTCCATTCCTATACCAAGGCTTATCTGCCAATGTGAAAACTGGCATCATGGCTGAAGATGAAAGATCCAAGGCAGCAACTGGTTTTTATAGTTTCAGTGCCCGATATGCCAAAGCAATCAGTGATAAGTTTGCGTTCAAAGTGAATTTCGAATATTTAACCGCAGATGACTGGCAGGCAAATGATTTCCGTGACCAATCTCTTTTAAATGGTTCGACAATTGAATCAGGAACTCCACTTAACAATCCAGCTTATAATGGAGTGAATATCTATGGAGATGAGACCAATGTAAATATGCAGTCTGTGGCTCAATCCATGGTGGATGCGGGATTTTTGCCTTCAGCAGCACTTCAGCTTATTCCAAATACAGCAGTTTCCAGAACAGGTTACATGGAGAGAGATTTGGCTGATTATGGGACCAAATCCATCAAAATGAATGCAGCTCTTCATTATAGAATTAATGACCGCGTAGAAGCTGTCCTTCAAGGAAATTTAGGATTTGGCACTTCTGTTTATACAGGAGCAGATCGCTATTCTCTAAAGAACTTTAATATTGGACAGTATAAGGCTGAGTTAAGAGGCTCTAATTGGTATTTAAGAGCTTATACCACCCAGGAAAGATCAGGAGATGCCTATGCAGTGGGAACAGCAGCTCAAGGTATCAACGAAGCTTGGAAAGCAAGTACGCAATGGTTCCCTGAGTATGTAGGTGCCTACGCTCAGGCAATTCAAGGTGGGCTTCCAGCAGATCAAGCGCATTTGGCAGCTAGAGCTTTTGCCGATCAAGGTCGATATATGCCTGGAACTTCAGAATTTAACAATGCATTAGCGGATGTTACATCTAGACCAATTCCTGGAGATCAGAATGGTGTTGGAGCTCAATTTGTGGATAGTTCTAATCTTTACCATTTTGAAGGTTCTTATAATTTCTCCGAGCAAATTGAATTTGCAGAATTTGTTGTTGGAGCCAATTATAGAATTTATGATCTAAATTCAAATGGGACGATTTTCGCCTTAGATGAAAATGGTGACGAGTTCAAAATCAATGAATATGGTGGATACATTCAAGGATCCAAGAAACTATTCAATGATCATTTCAAATTGACCGCATCTGCGAGATATGATAAAAATGAAAATTTCGCCGGGCAATGGTCTCCAAGGGTATCAGGTGTTTACACAATAGGTAATCATAATTTTAGAGCTTCCTATCAAACTGGATTCCGTATCCCAACCAATCAAGATCAGTACATTGACCTCAACACACCACAAGCAAGGTTGATCGGTGGACTCCCCTTGTTTGCGGATCGGTATAATTTAAATGCCAACCCAGGATATACCTTAGCAAATGTCACTAATTATGGTGGAGCAGTTCAGCAATCAGCTCAAGATCCTGCCATCCAATCCCAAGCTCAACAAATTGTAGCAGATGGGATTAGCCAAGGCTTGATAGATCCGGCAAATGCTCAAGCAGCAGTTATACAAATAATAGGTCTATTAGCTGCAGAAGCAAACGTAGGCTTACTTCAACCTTACGATATCAAAGAATTTAAGCCTGAAAGAGTGAAATCCTTTGAAGTAGGTTATAAAGGAATTTGGGGAAATAAACTATTGGTAGATGCTTATGCATATTTCAACCGTTTTGAAAACTTCAATGGAAACCAAGTATTGGTTCAGGATGCCACAGATGCTGGCTTAGCAGGTCCAAATGCAATGACAGGTCTAAACTTAATTGGAGCAATTGCTGGAGCTAGAAACATCTACTCTACTCCTGTGAATAGAACCGAGACTATCAAATCTTGGGGATGGGCTGCAAGTTTAGATTATAAACTTCCAAAAGGATATACCATCGGTGGTAACGTTTCTTACAACACTTTATCTAATCTAGATGAATTGGTAGAAACAGGATTCCAGCCAAGTTTTAACACCCCTGATTACCGTTACGTGATCAATTTTGCCAATAGAGAAGTTGTAGAAAATCTAGGATTTGCTTTGGCTTATAGATGGCAAGGAGAATTTGCTTGGCAATCTTCTTTTGTCTCACCGGCAGTTTCTACCCAGCAACTATCAGTGATGCCTGCATTCGGAACGTTTGACGCTCAGGCAAGCTATAAACTGAAAAGTATCAAGTCTATTTTGAAAGTGGGAGCTTCCAATTTGTTTAGCAAGGGATACAGACAAGCTTGGGGTAACCCGACAGTTGGTACCATGTACTTCGTCAGCCTAACATTTGACGAATTCTTAAACTAA
- the gldC gene encoding gliding motility protein GldC: MKKSDIKFQIELDEKSLPKAITWDATDKESHGQESTKSISLNIWDNLNQSTLRIDLWTEEMSMVEMKRFYIDILGGMGQTILNSTGDEYMSEEIKALCDRLVTHVNEENKNTK; encoded by the coding sequence ATGAAAAAGTCAGACATTAAATTTCAGATTGAATTAGACGAGAAAAGTCTACCTAAAGCGATCACTTGGGATGCCACAGATAAAGAAAGTCATGGCCAAGAGTCCACAAAAAGTATCAGCCTTAACATTTGGGACAATCTGAATCAAAGTACCTTAAGAATTGATCTTTGGACGGAAGAAATGTCCATGGTTGAAATGAAGCGATTTTATATTGATATCCTAGGTGGAATGGGACAAACGATTTTAAACAGTACTGGAGATGAATACATGTCAGAAGAAATAAAAGCGCTTTGTGATCGATTGGTAACTCATGTCAATGAAGAGAATAAAAACACGAAATAG
- a CDS encoding 3-oxoacid CoA-transferase subunit B — protein sequence MLSKNQIAQRIAKEVQNGQYINLGIGIPTLVANYIPDDLEVVLQSENGLLGIGPFPKEQDIDPDLINAGKQTITMLKGSVLFNSAESFAMIRGGHVHLTILGAMEVSEKGDIANWKIPGKMVKGMGGAMDLVASAENIIVAMQHCSKSGNSKLLPECSLPITGLRCVKKIVTDLAVLEVDPEQGFILKERARGVSVEEIKAKTAGKLTIPDEVPEMKFE from the coding sequence ATGTTAAGTAAAAATCAAATCGCTCAACGAATTGCCAAAGAGGTTCAAAATGGGCAGTATATCAATTTAGGAATTGGGATCCCTACCCTAGTTGCCAATTATATCCCTGATGATTTGGAGGTAGTACTTCAATCAGAGAATGGGTTATTGGGAATTGGGCCTTTTCCCAAAGAACAGGATATTGACCCTGATTTAATAAATGCTGGAAAGCAAACGATCACCATGCTCAAGGGCTCGGTTCTATTCAATTCTGCAGAATCTTTTGCTATGATTCGAGGTGGGCATGTCCATTTGACCATTCTTGGAGCCATGGAAGTCTCTGAAAAGGGAGATATTGCCAATTGGAAAATACCTGGCAAGATGGTAAAAGGTATGGGGGGAGCTATGGATTTAGTAGCTTCTGCAGAAAACATCATTGTTGCAATGCAACATTGCTCAAAGTCAGGCAATTCTAAACTACTTCCTGAGTGTAGTCTTCCGATCACTGGCCTAAGATGTGTCAAGAAAATAGTCACGGACTTAGCAGTATTGGAAGTTGATCCGGAACAAGGATTTATTTTAAAAGAAAGAGCTCGTGGGGTGAGTGTTGAGGAAATTAAAGCTAAAACTGCTGGGAAACTTACAATACCTGATGAAGTCCCAGAAATGAAATTCGAATAA
- a CDS encoding CoA transferase subunit A — translation MINKTVKDAQEAVQDIPSGAMLMMGGFGLSGIPENCIAALLKRDIDNLTIVSNNAGVDDFGIGLLLKKHMVKKMISSYVGENAEFERQLLEGELEVELLPQGTLAERVRAGGAGIPAFFTPAGVGTEVAEGKETREFEGKVYLMEKWLRADFSIIKAWKGDTAGNLIFKGTARNFNPIMAAAGAICIAEVEELVEAGGLDPNEIHCPGIYVQRIFQGKDYEKRIEQRTVSN, via the coding sequence ATGATAAATAAAACCGTAAAAGATGCGCAGGAAGCCGTCCAAGATATTCCATCTGGTGCAATGCTGATGATGGGAGGATTTGGCTTATCAGGAATTCCTGAAAATTGTATTGCTGCGCTGCTCAAAAGGGATATTGATAACCTTACCATAGTTTCTAACAATGCAGGGGTAGACGATTTTGGTATTGGCCTCTTGCTAAAGAAGCATATGGTCAAAAAAATGATTTCAAGCTACGTAGGTGAGAATGCAGAGTTTGAGAGACAATTATTAGAGGGTGAATTGGAAGTAGAACTTCTTCCCCAAGGAACCCTTGCAGAAAGAGTACGTGCTGGAGGCGCAGGTATCCCTGCCTTTTTTACACCTGCTGGAGTTGGGACAGAAGTAGCTGAAGGAAAAGAAACCCGTGAGTTTGAAGGAAAAGTTTATTTGATGGAAAAATGGCTTAGAGCTGATTTTTCTATTATCAAAGCATGGAAGGGTGATACCGCTGGGAATTTGATTTTCAAGGGAACAGCAAGGAATTTTAACCCTATCATGGCAGCAGCAGGTGCTATTTGCATTGCAGAGGTTGAGGAACTAGTTGAGGCTGGTGGATTAGACCCCAATGAAATTCATTGTCCAGGAATATATGTACAGCGAATATTTCAGGGGAAAGATTACGAGAAAAGAATCGAGCAAAGAACTGTTTCCAATTAA
- a CDS encoding bifunctional riboflavin kinase/FAD synthetase, which yields MKIYEGLSDIPQIPNPVVTSGTFDGVHMGHQKILKRIREIARKIQGETVLITFWPHPRLVLYPEEHNLRLLSTFEEKTKLLRSFGIDHLVTIPFTKDFSQLSSKEFIQRVLVDKIKTKKLVIGYDHRFGKNREGSFEYLQQHYHEFGFDLEEISRQDVEEIGVSSTKIRHALENGMIETASKYLGRPYELNGLVIKGQQIGRSIGFPTANIHIPNDYKLIPRDGVYAVEAVVNGALYKAMLNIGNRPTVGGTKKTVEAHLFDFQGDLYDKQITVFLKGFLREEQKFENLDELKHQLAIDQKMAKSLL from the coding sequence ATGAAAATCTACGAAGGCCTAAGCGACATTCCTCAAATCCCCAATCCAGTTGTAACCAGTGGGACATTTGATGGAGTTCATATGGGACACCAAAAGATTTTAAAGAGGATCAGGGAAATAGCCAGAAAAATCCAGGGAGAAACCGTTTTAATTACTTTTTGGCCACATCCTCGATTAGTGCTTTATCCTGAGGAGCATAACCTTCGTTTGCTCAGTACTTTTGAGGAAAAGACCAAATTGCTTCGCTCCTTTGGAATTGATCATTTGGTGACCATTCCATTTACAAAAGATTTCTCTCAGCTGAGTTCTAAAGAATTCATTCAGCGGGTTTTGGTGGATAAAATCAAAACTAAAAAACTGGTCATTGGATACGATCATCGTTTCGGAAAAAACAGAGAAGGAAGCTTTGAGTATTTACAGCAACATTACCATGAGTTTGGATTTGACCTAGAGGAAATATCTCGCCAAGATGTTGAGGAAATTGGTGTTTCCAGCACTAAAATCCGTCATGCCTTAGAAAACGGGATGATCGAGACAGCTTCCAAATACTTGGGAAGACCTTATGAATTGAATGGTCTGGTAATAAAAGGCCAGCAAATCGGAAGGTCCATTGGCTTTCCTACAGCGAATATTCACATTCCCAATGATTATAAACTTATCCCTAGAGATGGAGTTTATGCAGTAGAAGCTGTGGTGAATGGAGCTCTATATAAAGCGATGTTGAATATTGGTAACCGTCCTACCGTTGGAGGTACTAAAAAGACAGTAGAGGCTCATTTATTTGATTTTCAGGGAGACCTTTATGATAAGCAGATCACAGTTTTTTTGAAAGGATTTTTGAGAGAAGAACAAAAATTTGAGAATTTAGATGAGCTAAAACATCAACTAGCCATAGATCAAAAAATGGCGAAGTCTTTATTATAA
- the truB gene encoding tRNA pseudouridine(55) synthase TruB — protein MQEQPYGEVFLIDKPLEWTSFDVVKKVRNALKIKKVGHAGTLDPLATGLLIICAGKMTKQIESFMGQEKEYSGTFVLGETTESFDLEKPVTPVADPSHLTIDDVKAAVAELTGDILQVPPMHSAIKVGGKRVYESARKGIDVKMEPRPVQVREFEITKFENHVVSFRISCSKGTYIRSLARDLGEKLGVGAYMSSLIRTRIGDFQLSEAHELNSLIEEIKARPQQT, from the coding sequence ATGCAAGAGCAACCTTACGGAGAAGTATTTCTTATTGATAAACCCTTAGAATGGACTTCATTTGATGTAGTCAAAAAGGTTAGAAATGCACTAAAAATCAAAAAGGTAGGACATGCTGGTACTTTGGATCCTCTGGCTACCGGGCTATTAATTATCTGTGCCGGTAAAATGACTAAACAAATAGAGTCGTTTATGGGGCAAGAAAAGGAGTATTCCGGGACTTTTGTGTTGGGAGAAACCACTGAATCTTTTGATTTGGAAAAACCTGTCACTCCCGTTGCTGATCCTTCCCATTTGACAATTGATGATGTAAAAGCTGCGGTTGCAGAATTAACTGGGGACATCCTTCAGGTCCCTCCTATGCATTCAGCTATAAAAGTTGGGGGAAAACGGGTCTATGAATCAGCAAGAAAAGGCATCGATGTGAAAATGGAGCCAAGACCTGTTCAAGTGAGGGAATTCGAAATCACTAAGTTTGAAAACCACGTGGTCAGTTTTAGGATTTCATGTTCCAAAGGAACTTATATTCGTAGCCTTGCCCGAGATTTAGGTGAGAAATTAGGTGTTGGAGCCTATATGAGCTCTTTAATTAGAACTAGAATCGGAGACTTTCAGCTATCTGAAGCTCATGAATTAAATTCCTTGATAGAAGAAATAAAGGCAAGACCTCAGCAAACCTAA
- a CDS encoding undecaprenyl-diphosphate phosphatase yields the protein MEIIDAIILGVIQGLTEFLPVSSSGHLELGKAILGESKMPAEGLMFTVVVHFATALSTVLVFRKDVAEILNGLFKAKWNEETQFAVKIFISMIPAGIVGLVFEEQLETLFGGSVLFVGFMLVLTAFLLFLADKAKNTDQPVSFFKAFLIGIAQAIAILPGISRSGATISASVILGVDKSKAARFSFLMVVPLILGKIAKDILDGGLSLETEGIGYLSAGFLAAFISGVIACTWMVQLVRKSKLSYFSIYCLIVGIVAIFFGLYL from the coding sequence ATGGAAATAATTGATGCGATCATCCTTGGAGTCATTCAAGGTTTGACGGAGTTTTTGCCTGTTTCATCAAGTGGGCATTTAGAATTAGGCAAGGCCATCTTAGGAGAAAGTAAAATGCCTGCCGAAGGATTAATGTTTACCGTAGTAGTACATTTTGCAACTGCCTTAAGTACCGTTTTGGTATTTAGAAAAGACGTTGCTGAGATTTTAAATGGCTTATTTAAAGCCAAATGGAATGAGGAAACTCAATTTGCAGTAAAAATCTTTATTTCTATGATTCCAGCCGGAATCGTAGGGTTGGTTTTTGAAGAGCAATTAGAGACTTTGTTTGGAGGTAGCGTGTTATTTGTAGGCTTCATGCTTGTTCTTACAGCCTTTCTTTTGTTTCTAGCTGACAAAGCTAAAAACACGGATCAGCCGGTTTCATTTTTTAAGGCATTCCTAATTGGAATCGCGCAAGCAATCGCAATTTTACCAGGAATCTCCCGCTCCGGAGCTACAATTTCAGCTTCAGTGATTTTGGGAGTAGATAAATCCAAAGCCGCAAGATTTTCTTTCTTAATGGTGGTACCATTGATTTTAGGTAAAATTGCAAAAGATATTTTAGATGGGGGTTTATCATTAGAGACTGAAGGAATAGGCTATTTATCTGCTGGATTTTTAGCTGCCTTTATTTCGGGTGTAATCGCCTGTACTTGGATGGTTCAACTCGTCAGAAAAAGTAAATTAAGCTACTTTTCTATCTATTGTCTGATTGTCGGTATTGTCGCTATTTTCTTCGGATTATATTTGTGA
- a CDS encoding DUF3098 domain-containing protein, producing the protein MSRSHFPFSKKNYQLMAIGFGLIVLGFIIIGLDSTPHGNGFLGLTLGPIVTFAGFIFEFYAIFAKTEKNS; encoded by the coding sequence ATGAGCAGATCACATTTCCCCTTCTCTAAAAAAAATTATCAGCTCATGGCCATAGGCTTTGGCTTGATTGTATTGGGATTTATCATAATTGGACTTGACAGCACTCCACATGGCAATGGATTTTTGGGTTTGACCCTAGGCCCTATCGTGACCTTTGCTGGTTTCATTTTTGAATTTTACGCCATTTTTGCCAAGACCGAGAAGAATTCATAA
- a CDS encoding cell division protein FtsX yields MANQPRKKKILGHFKFGSVLFSTTLSLFIVGLFGVILIQAKSLTSMIRENIEVQVFLDKNLEDEEIKALQEDLANRPFILSKSDTTGLRYISDEEAAETFIESTGEDFTKFLEDNPLRDSFVITIAEEFQTSEQLDAIVAEIQSLDGVFEVSYMTDLVDSINKNLLKVSLVLGGFILILIITVIMLINNTIKLALFSQRFLIRSMQLVGATRSFIRKPFLARAWLFGMLAGAISSVVLYSLVKYTQANIEGFALLHNEELLFILFGVLVAVGGILSALSTLRAVNKYLNMSLDELY; encoded by the coding sequence ATGGCAAACCAACCTAGAAAGAAAAAAATACTCGGACACTTCAAATTTGGAAGTGTTCTCTTTAGTACCACCCTTTCCCTTTTTATTGTTGGCTTGTTTGGAGTCATCCTGATTCAAGCAAAATCTCTTACCAGCATGATTCGAGAAAACATCGAAGTGCAGGTATTTTTAGATAAAAACTTGGAAGATGAGGAAATCAAAGCTTTGCAGGAAGACTTGGCCAATCGGCCTTTTATCCTGAGTAAGTCAGATACGACAGGCTTAAGATATATTTCCGATGAGGAAGCAGCTGAAACATTTATCGAAAGTACAGGTGAAGATTTTACTAAGTTTCTGGAAGATAATCCATTGAGGGATAGTTTTGTCATCACTATTGCAGAAGAGTTTCAGACTTCTGAGCAATTGGATGCTATTGTGGCTGAAATTCAGTCACTTGATGGTGTTTTCGAAGTCTCTTATATGACTGACTTGGTTGACTCTATTAATAAGAACTTACTTAAAGTCAGCTTGGTGCTAGGTGGATTTATTTTGATCCTGATTATCACTGTTATCATGCTGATCAATAATACCATTAAGTTGGCTTTATTCTCTCAACGATTTTTGATCAGGTCAATGCAATTGGTTGGAGCTACAAGAAGCTTTATCAGAAAGCCATTTTTAGCAAGGGCCTGGTTATTTGGAATGCTTGCAGGAGCCATTTCATCTGTAGTTCTATATAGCTTGGTGAAGTACACGCAGGCCAATATCGAGGGCTTTGCTTTACTTCATAATGAGGAGTTGTTATTTATCCTTTTTGGAGTTTTAGTAGCTGTAGGTGGCATTTTATCTGCATTGAGCACTTTGAGAGCAGTTAATAAATATTTAAACATGTCTTTGGACGAATTATACTAA
- the pdeM gene encoding ligase-associated DNA damage response endonuclease PdeM codes for MNITNSKINFHETELHLLKEKAVWAPAHKAIFIADLHFGKAAHFRKSGIPIPEPIHSQDLLNLEFLINQYHPQTVYFLGDLFHSDWNGQWEVLNVFLGQFEQVNFHLVLGNHDILPTMIYDHSTFEIHDKPLEVGNLILSHEPLEEISINRLNLCGHIHPGIRLVGKARQSIRLSCFFYSPNQLILPAFGAFTGLAMMKPKADDQIFGITKEKVIPILS; via the coding sequence ATGAATATAACAAATTCTAAAATTAATTTCCATGAAACCGAACTTCATTTATTGAAAGAAAAAGCGGTTTGGGCTCCAGCACATAAAGCCATTTTTATCGCGGATTTACATTTTGGAAAAGCCGCACATTTTAGAAAATCAGGGATACCAATCCCAGAACCTATTCATAGTCAAGATTTATTAAATCTTGAGTTCTTAATAAACCAGTATCATCCACAAACTGTTTATTTTTTGGGAGATCTTTTCCATAGCGATTGGAATGGTCAATGGGAGGTTCTAAATGTTTTTTTGGGGCAATTTGAGCAGGTGAATTTTCATTTAGTTCTTGGAAATCATGACATCCTACCCACAATGATTTATGATCATTCTACGTTTGAGATTCATGATAAGCCCTTGGAGGTCGGAAATCTCATTTTAAGTCATGAACCTTTGGAAGAAATTTCAATAAACAGACTTAATTTATGTGGTCACATTCATCCGGGCATAAGACTTGTGGGGAAAGCTAGGCAGTCTATTCGATTGTCCTGTTTCTTTTATAGTCCTAACCAACTGATTTTGCCTGCTTTTGGAGCTTTTACTGGCTTAGCCATGATGAAACCTAAGGCAGATGATCAGATTTTTGGGATCACAAAAGAGAAAGTGATTCCAATCCTTTCCTAA
- a CDS encoding DUF2147 domain-containing protein: MKYILFTLSLILCLGLPNIQVQAQSEILGTWLNTDKTAQIKIINNEGEYLGKITWLDVPGLEDSQVLDLANEDESLRDRPVMGLTILKGLTYDGEKWKGGEIYDPKSGKTYSCEARVNDPNKLELKGYIGFSWIGRTVEWTKVK, encoded by the coding sequence ATGAAATACATTCTATTTACACTCTCCTTGATTTTATGTCTTGGTTTGCCAAATATACAAGTCCAAGCTCAATCTGAAATCCTGGGTACTTGGTTAAACACGGATAAAACTGCCCAAATTAAAATAATCAATAATGAAGGAGAATATTTAGGTAAAATTACCTGGTTAGATGTTCCGGGTTTAGAAGACTCTCAAGTTTTAGATTTAGCAAATGAAGACGAAAGTTTAAGGGATAGACCTGTTATGGGGCTCACCATTTTGAAAGGTCTAACTTACGATGGTGAAAAATGGAAAGGAGGGGAAATCTATGATCCCAAATCAGGAAAAACCTATTCTTGTGAAGCGAGAGTCAATGATCCCAATAAATTAGAGTTGAAAGGTTATATAGGATTCTCTTGGATTGGTAGAACAGTAGAATGGACAAAAGTGAAATAA
- a CDS encoding homoserine O-acetyltransferase family protein — protein MNLKSQFASITMSQDLFHSNLPLELESGEILPEYEISYTSYGELNADKSNVVWVIHALTGDSNVSEWWSGLIGEDKFFDPSRHFIICANLLGSCYGSTNPLSINPKTGQKYFYDFPELTTRDLAKSLDNLRNHLGIHQIHTLIGGSLGGQISLEWAYILGEKLSNVVVLASTAKSSPWVIGLNESQRMAIESDQTWGEKSENAGIKGLEAARSIAMLSYRHPEDFQKKQSDLDEKLDGFRASSYIRYQGHKITKRFNALSYWILSKTMDSHDVGRGRGGAGKAIGQIEARVLAIGVDKDLLFLSSESKYIAQHAKRGTFREINSTAGHDAFLIEFEQLAYILQSFYLENN, from the coding sequence ATGAATTTAAAGAGTCAGTTCGCCTCGATTACCATGTCTCAAGATCTGTTTCATTCTAATCTGCCTTTAGAGCTAGAATCCGGAGAAATTTTACCAGAGTACGAAATTTCTTATACCAGCTATGGAGAGCTTAATGCAGATAAATCCAATGTTGTCTGGGTTATTCATGCCCTAACTGGAGATTCGAATGTTTCAGAATGGTGGAGTGGATTAATTGGAGAGGATAAGTTTTTTGATCCCTCCAGACATTTTATCATTTGTGCCAATTTGTTGGGATCCTGCTATGGGAGTACAAACCCATTAAGTATTAACCCAAAAACCGGTCAAAAATATTTCTACGATTTTCCTGAATTGACTACTCGGGATTTAGCTAAAAGTCTAGACAATCTAAGAAATCATCTGGGCATTCATCAAATCCATACCTTGATTGGAGGTTCTTTGGGAGGTCAGATCAGTTTAGAGTGGGCTTATATCCTTGGGGAAAAGCTTTCAAATGTGGTAGTTCTTGCTTCTACTGCAAAAAGCAGCCCTTGGGTCATTGGTTTGAATGAATCACAAAGAATGGCAATCGAATCGGATCAGACTTGGGGAGAAAAATCTGAAAATGCAGGGATTAAAGGTTTGGAGGCAGCTAGATCAATTGCCATGTTGAGCTATAGGCATCCGGAAGATTTCCAAAAGAAGCAATCAGATTTAGATGAAAAGCTGGATGGATTCAGAGCTTCATCCTATATCCGATATCAAGGACATAAAATTACCAAAAGGTTTAATGCTCTTTCCTATTGGATTTTGAGTAAAACCATGGATAGTCATGATGTGGGAAGAGGAAGAGGTGGAGCAGGTAAAGCGATAGGGCAAATTGAAGCAAGGGTCCTCGCCATAGGTGTGGATAAGGATTTACTTTTCCTTTCCTCTGAATCAAAGTATATAGCCCAGCATGCCAAACGTGGTACTTTTAGAGAAATCAATTCTACCGCAGGTCATGATGCTTTTTTAATTGAATTTGAGCAATTGGCTTATATTCTCCAATCCTTCTATTTAGAAAATAATTAA